GGAGCAGTTGTTGCCACAGCCGTCACGCGATCGACGCCCAGCACGAGCGGCTGCGATGCGTCTCCGCGCAATGTCAGCGCCACCTGCTGCGTTCCGCGCCGGTCGGCAAGTGGCAGCCGCAGACGGGCATCGGGCATCGCCCAGCGCACAACCGCAGCGTCGTCGGCCTCTGCCGCCCAAAATCCGCTCAGGATCGCGCCCTCGGCCGGATCGCCGAGCTCGTGATATGCCGAACGCGCGGGCAGATAGCGCATCAGCAGCACTGCCAGGGCAGCGCCGAACACCAGGATGGCTGCGACGATCCGCCGCTTGATCAGCCGATGATCCATAGCCTGCTCCATCAAACGATCCGCCTCACGCAGAGCGGCAGATCCAAGCCTTGCTCTCTTCGCCAATGCCTGCTAACTGTCCACAGCCAGTGGGTAAGCCATCCGTTCGCGCTGTCGCCGAACACACGTAGGAAGCATCTGCCGCGCTTCATGCAAAACTGATGCCACCTTTGGTAAGATTGAGCCTTCAATATTGAACAAGCTTACTCGGATCGAAGCGATGGTTGCAGCATGACGACAGCACGGCCCAAGATCGAGCAGATCATCGACGATTCCCAGGCAGGAGCGCGGCTGGACTGGATCGTCGCGGAGCGCGCGGCGCTGACGCTGACGGCGGCGCACGAGCTGATCGAGCGCGGCGCGGTGTGGATCGACCGGCACCGGGTGCAGCAGCCGGATCTGCTGGTGGAGCGCGGCACGCAGCTTGTGATTCATTTTCCACCCGGCGGCGTGTACGACACGCTCACGATCACGCCTGAGGACATCGTATGGGAGGATCGCTGGCTGCTGGCGATCAATAAGCGGCCCGGCTGGCACGCGAACTACACGCCCTGGGATGTGTACGGCACGCTGCCGTATGCACTGGCGGCGTTTGTGAGCGCCCGCGATGAGCAGAGCGTGCCGCTGCATCTGGCGCACCAGCTTGACCGCGACACGTCGGGCGTGCTGCTGGTGAGCAAAGATCCGGCGATCAACCCGGCCTTACAGCAGCTTTTTCTGACCGGCGGCATGCACAAAACCTACCTGGCGCTGGCTACCGGCAGGATCGATGCGCAGACGTTCGAGGCCAGCACCGGCCACGGACGCGGCAAGAGCGGCCTGTTTCGCGTCTACCCGCTCGCCGATGTCGGGCTGAAGCTGCCGTACGGCTCGCAGCGCGTGCGCCTGATGCACACCCGCTTTGAGGTCATCGCCCGCGCCGATGCGGCCACGCTGGTGCGCGCGCTGCCGATCACCGGGCGAACGCATCAGATTCGGCTCCACCTGGCCCACCTGGGCTATCCGATCGTCGGCGATACGCGCTACGGCGGCGCGACGACCATCGAGGATCTCGCGATCCCGCACCATCTGCTGCACGCCGCGCAGCTTGGCTTTTGCCATCCCGTCACCAGAGCGCCGATCGAGCTGCGCGCGCCGCTGCCGCCCGCCTGGACCGCCGCGCTGGCACGGCTGGGCGTGCCAGCGCCTTAGCCGAAAACACCGGCCTGCCATCCGACAAGCCGGTGCTCGTGAGACGAAACGGTTAGCCGATGCGGAAGTCGACTTCCAGCCGTCCGAACTGAACGCGCGCGCCGTCGTGGAGCGGCGTCGGCGTATCGGGCGCGATCCGGTTGCCGTCCACGCGGGTGTAGTTCGTGCTGTCCAGGTCCGTCAATAGCCACTGCCCGTTCTGCTCGCGCAGGAGCGCATGGCGGCGGCTGACACCGCCAGCCTCGCCGCCGTGAGGCGTTAGATCCACATCGGGATGAATCCCGCTGATGGGATCGTCGCGTCCGATCACGATCTCCTTGCCGGTAGTCGGCAGGCTAAGCACGCCGCCATCGCGGGTGACGAAGCGCGGGCCGCTCGCCTGAGGCTGTGCGGCGCTCGGCGGTAGCTGGTTGGTGCCGCCCATGGCCGGGGCAACCGGCTGACTCGGCGCTGGCTGGCTCGGCGCCGCAGCCTGAGCGGATACCGGCGCGGGCGCTTCCGGTTGCTGCGGCTGTGCTACGGGCTGCTCGGCGGGCTGCTCGACGGGCGCGGCAGCCTGAAGCTGTGGCGCTTCCGGCGCGACAGGAACGACAGGCGCGCTGCCGGTCAGCGCTTGCAGATCGGACTCGGCCTGGGCCAGGATTTTGCGCGCCTCTTCCAGCCCTTGCAGGATCGCCGGGGGCGTCGCCGCCCCAAAGTTCGCCTGCATCTGCTCAAGCTGCCCGATCAACTGGCGCTGCGTCCGAATCACCTCTTCCAGGCGCTGGCGCTCGGCGCTGGCATCCGGCGCTGCGGGAGCGACAGGCGCTTCCGGCGCGGCGGGCACTGCGGCGGCATCGGCGGTTGTGCCAGCCTCCGGCGCTGCTGCCTCGACCGGCGCGGGCAGCACGATTGCCTCTGCGGGAGCGGCGGCGAGATCGGGCGCTTCGGGCGCTGTAAGCTCCGGCTGATCGACAGGAGCGTCGGACGGCCCGCCCTCGGCTGCGGCTGGCGCGTCGCCTTCCGTGATCTTCGCGCCGCAGTTATCGCAAAAGCGATTCTCGGCATCGTTCTCGGTGCCACACTGCGGGCACGCGATCGTCGCGGCGCTGGCGGTCGCGCCGGATGTACTCGCCGCTTCGACCGGCGCGCTGGTGGCCGCAGTTTCTTCTGTAGCAGCAGGCAGCGGCGGCGGTAGAGCCGCGCCACAATTATCGCAGAACGCCGTGCCCGGAACATTCTCCTGCCCGCAGATGGGACAAGTGCTGCTGGTCGCGCCGGAAGACGGGGCGGCCTGCGCTGCCGAGGGCGCGGCGCTCGCCTGCGATTCTTGCAGCGGCTCGCCGCACTGCTCACAGAAGCGATTTCCCTCATCGTTGACATGGCCGTTCGGACAGATAAGGGCCATTTGATCCTCCTTAAGGCTCCACTGAATGCCGCATTGTATTGCTATAAACTATGCGCATAATAGCATAGCGCGTCAATCGACCACGCACTATGACGCAAGAATCGGGCACCGGGTTGCGCAGACGGAGGAGCGGCGGCAGAGCCAACTCGCGCGAGGTGCCAGCGCTGCCAATCGCATAGGCACATGGAGCGGGATGGGCTGGACGAAGATGCACATGAGGAAGTTGGAGCGGATGCGCTAGACCTCAAGCCTGGTCGGCGGCTGTGTGGAGACGAGCGGCTGATGACGATCGGCGGCGATGATCACCACCGTAACATTGTCGCGACCGCCGCGCTGGTTTGCCAGCTCGACCAGGCGATCGCATGCCGCCTGCGGCGTGGGCGCGTCCGAGATCGTGCGGGCCACCTCGTAATCGGCGACATGCAGCGGCAGGCCATCCGAGCAGAGCACCAGACGCTCGCCCGTGCGCAGGTTACGCGCCGTCAGCTCAGGCTCGATCTGCGGCTCCTGTCCCAGGGTGCGGGCAAGCTGGTGCCGCTGTGGATGCGTCGTCGCATCGGCGTGTGAGATCGCGCCCCGCCCGATCAGCTCGGCCACAACTGTATGATCGGCGGTAAGCTGGATAATATGCGGCTTGCGCGCAGCGGGACGGACCATATACGCGCGGCAATCGCCGATATGCGCGATGCGCACCCGCCGCTCGTACAGCGCGCTGAGCAGTAAGGTCGTACCCATGCCGTTGAACTGCCGCCGCGTGTGCGAGCGCGCGTGGACCGCGTTGTTTGCGGTATGCAGCGCGTGGCAGAGCGCCTCTTGCCACTGGCCCTCGGAGCTGGGGACGATCTCTTGCAGCCGCGCCGCCAGCGTTTGCACCGCAGTGCCCACCGCCAGATGGCTGGCCTCGGCTCCGGCCTGAGCGCCCCCCATCCCGTCGGCGACGGCGGCGATCACGACCCGCCGCTTGTTGGGCAGCGTCATCTCGTGAACGACGCTGGTATCTTCGTTGAACCGGCGCTGCATGCCGATGTCACTGCGCTGTGCGTAGCTGATGGACAGGGGTATATGTTGAGCCATAACACTTCAAACGTAGCTATGTCTTATGTCGACGGTAGCTGATTATAGCACCTGCAATTTCTGTTCCGGCTCAGAAACGAATGATGTGTAACTGACGGAACCACACGCCTTATCTTATGCCATCTTGACACTTTTTTGACATCATCCGCAGGGCCGCGCGGCGGCAGCGCCGGATCGA
The sequence above is drawn from the Herpetosiphonaceae bacterium genome and encodes:
- a CDS encoding RluA family pseudouridine synthase, translated to MTTARPKIEQIIDDSQAGARLDWIVAERAALTLTAAHELIERGAVWIDRHRVQQPDLLVERGTQLVIHFPPGGVYDTLTITPEDIVWEDRWLLAINKRPGWHANYTPWDVYGTLPYALAAFVSARDEQSVPLHLAHQLDRDTSGVLLVSKDPAINPALQQLFLTGGMHKTYLALATGRIDAQTFEASTGHGRGKSGLFRVYPLADVGLKLPYGSQRVRLMHTRFEVIARADAATLVRALPITGRTHQIRLHLAHLGYPIVGDTRYGGATTIEDLAIPHHLLHAAQLGFCHPVTRAPIELRAPLPPAWTAALARLGVPAP
- a CDS encoding zinc ribbon domain-containing protein; translation: MALICPNGHVNDEGNRFCEQCGEPLQESQASAAPSAAQAAPSSGATSSTCPICGQENVPGTAFCDNCGAALPPPLPAATEETAATSAPVEAASTSGATASAATIACPQCGTENDAENRFCDNCGAKITEGDAPAAAEGGPSDAPVDQPELTAPEAPDLAAAPAEAIVLPAPVEAAAPEAGTTADAAAVPAAPEAPVAPAAPDASAERQRLEEVIRTQRQLIGQLEQMQANFGAATPPAILQGLEEARKILAQAESDLQALTGSAPVVPVAPEAPQLQAAAPVEQPAEQPVAQPQQPEAPAPVSAQAAAPSQPAPSQPVAPAMGGTNQLPPSAAQPQASGPRFVTRDGGVLSLPTTGKEIVIGRDDPISGIHPDVDLTPHGGEAGGVSRRHALLREQNGQWLLTDLDSTNYTRVDGNRIAPDTPTPLHDGARVQFGRLEVDFRIG
- a CDS encoding protein phosphatase 2C domain-containing protein, whose protein sequence is MAQHIPLSISYAQRSDIGMQRRFNEDTSVVHEMTLPNKRRVVIAAVADGMGGAQAGAEASHLAVGTAVQTLAARLQEIVPSSEGQWQEALCHALHTANNAVHARSHTRRQFNGMGTTLLLSALYERRVRIAHIGDCRAYMVRPAARKPHIIQLTADHTVVAELIGRGAISHADATTHPQRHQLARTLGQEPQIEPELTARNLRTGERLVLCSDGLPLHVADYEVARTISDAPTPQAACDRLVELANQRGGRDNVTVVIIAADRHQPLVSTQPPTRLEV